The following proteins come from a genomic window of Crassostrea angulata isolate pt1a10 chromosome 1, ASM2561291v2, whole genome shotgun sequence:
- the LOC128183223 gene encoding protein fuzzy homolog isoform X1, with amino-acid sequence MASYLVCLTTAGGVPLFTRTADDLKPLPFPVIGSLNGVHMFGSSHDVTLQSTVTEDAKIVWRVFHDSVTLIAIAQNDDADDCHYSNLLNLVFNAMVLLVGIEEVINMKNVEKFKKEIKVCYNLVDRILGIKGSWGFCQLTNAVEIIAAPENAVLQNFLDAFTEAAESVYGCLFIDGKVAVATKKWWSLSANELVLLSLLLSSLTPCTSRDIPVYLPDSHPTVPHRLMTFQLTRGIEVCVICGPSPSLTELEPEILRFWKPSYDSLRSVLKLSSRNFPTNLALDHNTLGFLLINKETNRCLCSISPTFNGGHPDETLSPSQRKEVLMSFYKRMVGTFFSSVVPGSESGPSEFSHQAMESYITTETHKCYAMMSGPHQLFMVYGEGIPTYAMRSITQKTLSLLTKDRNISV; translated from the exons ATGGCCTCCTATCTAGTATGCCTCACGACAGCTGGGGGAGTGCCGTTGTTTACAAGGACAGCTGATGATCTGAAACCA TTGCCCTTCCCTGTGATAGGATCTTTGAATGGAGTTCATATGTTTGGTAGTTCACATGATGTGACACTTCAGTCAACTGTAACAGAAGATGCCAAGATTGTCTGGAGAGTTTTTCATGACAG TGTGACCCTGATTGCCATAGCACAGAATGATGATGCCGACGACTGTCACTACAGCAACCTTTTGAATCTTGTGTTCAATGCCATGGTACTTTTGGTAGGAATAGAGGAAGTCATCAACATGAAAAATGTAGAGAAGTTCAAGAAGGAAATCAAG GTGTGCTATAATTTGGTGGATAGGATCCTTGGGATTAAGGGATCCTGGGGATTTTGTCAGCTGACCAATGCAGTGGAAATCATAGCAGCACCAGAGAATGCTGTCTTACag AATTTCCTGGATGCATTTACAGAAGCAGCAGAAAGTGTGTATGGTTGTCTGTTCATTGATGGAAAAGTTGCTGTGGCAACCAAAAAATGGTGGAGTTTATCGGCCAATGAACTTGTGTTGCTTTCCCTCCTCTTGTCGTCTTTGACCCCCTGCACATCCAGAGATATTCCAGTGTACCTCCCTGACAGCCATCCAACA GTACCACACAGGTTAATGACCTTTCAGTTGACCAGGGGAATTGAAGTCTGTGTTATCTGTGGGCCCTCACCCTCCCTAACAGAGCTGGAGCCAGAG ATTCTGAGATTTTGGAAACCATCATATGATTCCCTAAGATCTGTACTGAAGTTGAGCTCCAGGAACTTTCCAACAAATTTAGCTCTTGATCACAACACTTTAGG ATTTTTATTGATCAACAAAGAGACCAATCGCTGTCTCTGTAGCATCAGCCCTACGTTTAATGGAGGACATCCTG ATGAAACTCTGTCTCCCTCACAGCGGAAGGAAGTCCTGATGTCGTTCTACAAGAGAATGGTGGGCACCTTTTTTTCCTCAGTGGTTCCTGGGAGTGAGTCAG GTCCTTCAGAGTTCAGTCACCAAGCCATGGAATCCTATATCACCACGGAAACACACAAGTGCTATGCCATGATGTCTGGTCCTCACCAGCTGTTCATGGTTTATGGGGAGGGTATACCTACCTATGCAATGag GTCAATCACACAGAAGACATTATCTTTACTGACCAAGGACAGGAATATATCTGTCTGA
- the LOC128183223 gene encoding protein fuzzy homolog isoform X2 has product MLFESLAPYLIYRRSIQIEVLPFPVIGSLNGVHMFGSSHDVTLQSTVTEDAKIVWRVFHDSVTLIAIAQNDDADDCHYSNLLNLVFNAMVLLVGIEEVINMKNVEKFKKEIKVCYNLVDRILGIKGSWGFCQLTNAVEIIAAPENAVLQNFLDAFTEAAESVYGCLFIDGKVAVATKKWWSLSANELVLLSLLLSSLTPCTSRDIPVYLPDSHPTVPHRLMTFQLTRGIEVCVICGPSPSLTELEPEILRFWKPSYDSLRSVLKLSSRNFPTNLALDHNTLGFLLINKETNRCLCSISPTFNGGHPDETLSPSQRKEVLMSFYKRMVGTFFSSVVPGSESGPSEFSHQAMESYITTETHKCYAMMSGPHQLFMVYGEGIPTYAMRSITQKTLSLLTKDRNISV; this is encoded by the exons ATGCTCTTCGAGTCCCTAGCGCCATATCTTATTTACCGACGATCAATCCAAATCGAGGTG TTGCCCTTCCCTGTGATAGGATCTTTGAATGGAGTTCATATGTTTGGTAGTTCACATGATGTGACACTTCAGTCAACTGTAACAGAAGATGCCAAGATTGTCTGGAGAGTTTTTCATGACAG TGTGACCCTGATTGCCATAGCACAGAATGATGATGCCGACGACTGTCACTACAGCAACCTTTTGAATCTTGTGTTCAATGCCATGGTACTTTTGGTAGGAATAGAGGAAGTCATCAACATGAAAAATGTAGAGAAGTTCAAGAAGGAAATCAAG GTGTGCTATAATTTGGTGGATAGGATCCTTGGGATTAAGGGATCCTGGGGATTTTGTCAGCTGACCAATGCAGTGGAAATCATAGCAGCACCAGAGAATGCTGTCTTACag AATTTCCTGGATGCATTTACAGAAGCAGCAGAAAGTGTGTATGGTTGTCTGTTCATTGATGGAAAAGTTGCTGTGGCAACCAAAAAATGGTGGAGTTTATCGGCCAATGAACTTGTGTTGCTTTCCCTCCTCTTGTCGTCTTTGACCCCCTGCACATCCAGAGATATTCCAGTGTACCTCCCTGACAGCCATCCAACA GTACCACACAGGTTAATGACCTTTCAGTTGACCAGGGGAATTGAAGTCTGTGTTATCTGTGGGCCCTCACCCTCCCTAACAGAGCTGGAGCCAGAG ATTCTGAGATTTTGGAAACCATCATATGATTCCCTAAGATCTGTACTGAAGTTGAGCTCCAGGAACTTTCCAACAAATTTAGCTCTTGATCACAACACTTTAGG ATTTTTATTGATCAACAAAGAGACCAATCGCTGTCTCTGTAGCATCAGCCCTACGTTTAATGGAGGACATCCTG ATGAAACTCTGTCTCCCTCACAGCGGAAGGAAGTCCTGATGTCGTTCTACAAGAGAATGGTGGGCACCTTTTTTTCCTCAGTGGTTCCTGGGAGTGAGTCAG GTCCTTCAGAGTTCAGTCACCAAGCCATGGAATCCTATATCACCACGGAAACACACAAGTGCTATGCCATGATGTCTGGTCCTCACCAGCTGTTCATGGTTTATGGGGAGGGTATACCTACCTATGCAATGag GTCAATCACACAGAAGACATTATCTTTACTGACCAAGGACAGGAATATATCTGTCTGA
- the LOC128183223 gene encoding protein fuzzy homolog isoform X3, with protein MFGSSHDVTLQSTVTEDAKIVWRVFHDSVTLIAIAQNDDADDCHYSNLLNLVFNAMVLLVGIEEVINMKNVEKFKKEIKVCYNLVDRILGIKGSWGFCQLTNAVEIIAAPENAVLQNFLDAFTEAAESVYGCLFIDGKVAVATKKWWSLSANELVLLSLLLSSLTPCTSRDIPVYLPDSHPTVPHRLMTFQLTRGIEVCVICGPSPSLTELEPEILRFWKPSYDSLRSVLKLSSRNFPTNLALDHNTLGFLLINKETNRCLCSISPTFNGGHPDETLSPSQRKEVLMSFYKRMVGTFFSSVVPGSESGPSEFSHQAMESYITTETHKCYAMMSGPHQLFMVYGEGIPTYAMRSITQKTLSLLTKDRNISV; from the exons ATGTTTGGTAGTTCACATGATGTGACACTTCAGTCAACTGTAACAGAAGATGCCAAGATTGTCTGGAGAGTTTTTCATGACAG TGTGACCCTGATTGCCATAGCACAGAATGATGATGCCGACGACTGTCACTACAGCAACCTTTTGAATCTTGTGTTCAATGCCATGGTACTTTTGGTAGGAATAGAGGAAGTCATCAACATGAAAAATGTAGAGAAGTTCAAGAAGGAAATCAAG GTGTGCTATAATTTGGTGGATAGGATCCTTGGGATTAAGGGATCCTGGGGATTTTGTCAGCTGACCAATGCAGTGGAAATCATAGCAGCACCAGAGAATGCTGTCTTACag AATTTCCTGGATGCATTTACAGAAGCAGCAGAAAGTGTGTATGGTTGTCTGTTCATTGATGGAAAAGTTGCTGTGGCAACCAAAAAATGGTGGAGTTTATCGGCCAATGAACTTGTGTTGCTTTCCCTCCTCTTGTCGTCTTTGACCCCCTGCACATCCAGAGATATTCCAGTGTACCTCCCTGACAGCCATCCAACA GTACCACACAGGTTAATGACCTTTCAGTTGACCAGGGGAATTGAAGTCTGTGTTATCTGTGGGCCCTCACCCTCCCTAACAGAGCTGGAGCCAGAG ATTCTGAGATTTTGGAAACCATCATATGATTCCCTAAGATCTGTACTGAAGTTGAGCTCCAGGAACTTTCCAACAAATTTAGCTCTTGATCACAACACTTTAGG ATTTTTATTGATCAACAAAGAGACCAATCGCTGTCTCTGTAGCATCAGCCCTACGTTTAATGGAGGACATCCTG ATGAAACTCTGTCTCCCTCACAGCGGAAGGAAGTCCTGATGTCGTTCTACAAGAGAATGGTGGGCACCTTTTTTTCCTCAGTGGTTCCTGGGAGTGAGTCAG GTCCTTCAGAGTTCAGTCACCAAGCCATGGAATCCTATATCACCACGGAAACACACAAGTGCTATGCCATGATGTCTGGTCCTCACCAGCTGTTCATGGTTTATGGGGAGGGTATACCTACCTATGCAATGag GTCAATCACACAGAAGACATTATCTTTACTGACCAAGGACAGGAATATATCTGTCTGA